DNA sequence from the Rhizoctonia solani chromosome 10, complete sequence genome:
TCTGTGCTCTCCTCGCACCCTTTTCCTCAATTTCTCTGCGGACTTGATCTCGATACTTGGCCTCGAATGCTTCGTCGTCTCCGATAGCCAGGTCGCGCTGAGCTTGTGTCAACGTGGGTTGCGTAGAACGaggttcttcttcctcatgtTCATCCTCCGAGTCGTGTGGTTGCTCTGTGTCAGAAATCAGTTTTGTTTTTTTGGTGGCGGGTCGTTATATATACCGTGTCTCGCTCTTTTACTCTGAGAAAACACGCATTAATTAGGTATTATTATATTTTTAGTAATGTCAAACTTACCCCATGAACCGATTCAGCTTCTGATACAGCTCCGTTTGCTGCTCGTTTAGCCATCTCGGGCGGTTGATGGGTGGAGAAGTGCGTCAAGTCACGTGGTCGTGATCGTCCTTTGAATTTGTCGTCGCGTCATGTGCCAATCATACGATTCTCGACCTTCGAGTTTGCTTACACGTGCGAAATGATCCAAATTTGATGAACACAACAGGGAGGTGCAAACCATAAGATCATGAAAATCATTAATTTACTGTGTGATTGCACAACAATCGAAAAGTACAAACGACAAGTTTGAATAACCATACATGCTCCCACTTGGCTCAAAGCAATAAACACACACACAGATGTCTTAATTTTGTTAGACTCGACTACCGAATTAATCCAACGAAATTCCCAACACTTGTTTCTTCTCTCTTTCCAGCAGCACCCCACACGCTCCACATCACAAGTGCCTCAAAAGTTCCACCGGTCATGAGCCGGCTCCCATCAGGGCTTAAGCTCGCATGCGAGATTCGCATTCCGTGAAGATTAGGGACATGCGTCAGGCGGTTGAGTGAAGGGTACGTGTGGGTGATGATCGAGTTGGCGGTTTCTACTTCCTCTATCGGGTTGGACAAGGCCGATTCTGATGAGGGTTCAATGGCGAACGAGAGGGTGCCCGGAAACCATGTGTGGTGACGATTTCGCGGCAGACGGGGGAAAAGAATATGCTCGTAATCTGTGACCCGAGTGAAAGAGTGTGCTTTAATGTTCCTGTTTGGGCAGACCAAAAGTTAACTGTCCCATCGGATTTTCCACCTCCAGATGCGAGGACGGTCGGCGACCATGGGCACCATGCTAACGCCTATTGGCCCGTGAGCATTGGCACTACAAGCAAAGAGTAGGACAAACGAGACAGACCTTGACGGCACTGCAATGTCCCTTCTTCTTCCACGCAACCCTCCCAGCGGTGCTTTTAATCAGAGGCTTCTTTAACGTCCTCATGTCCCAAACACACACAGCGTTATCGTCTCCGCTCGTAGCCAACATCTCACCATCTGGGCGCCATTTGATTCCACAGACTTTGTGTGGCCCGTGGGTAGTGAGTTTTGTTATCGGCTGACGCCCAGTAGAACGGGAAGGTTGCCGAATGTCCCATAAGAGTGCAGCTCCATCCAACCCAGCGGCCAACAAATTACCGGTCCAGCTCAAGGCGCAGATCTGAGACGAGTTGGGGCTGGAGGGAAGTAAAGCCGATGTTTGCCGTTTAGTGGCAGTATCGTATAGTGAGAGTGAACCGTCGGTCTGGCCAACCGCTGCAAAAGTTAACAGTCCCATCAATGTTGATTTGATTACCCACAGAGAAAGGACGTACCCAGAGCGTTGTCGCACCATTCTACAGCGCTCTTCAAACCTGGAGCGCTACGTAACTGCTCAATGTTCAAGAGTCTGTTACCAGAAACTTTGCTGAAGAACAGCCGATCCCAATGCACACGCGAATGTGTCATTAGTTGACCATGCAAACGGCGACGAATAATAGTCCTGTTGGACCGAATGAATAAAGGAACTGAATAGCCGAGTAATGAACATACATTACCTCTAATATTTCTGGTGCATCGTATACATGAATTGGTGCTCTTTGCATATGAAACTGGCTTGAAGGCGAAGGACCTCGAGTTTTCGGCGGCGCAATAAGGGAAGATGCAGAACGAAGCAGGAGAGCACGTTCGTGCGGAAGTTGTCGCAGGGTCGAAGCGATAGAGAGACGTGAGTCCGAATCGGACTGAAGGAAAGGATTCTGAGAGTCTCTTTCTCCGGCCTGCATAACCCGCCTTGCAAACGACTCTTCTCCAATATTCTCTGCTTGTTTAGACAGCCGCAATTTGGCAGTTGCCTTCTTCATCCTCTGTTCGAATGCTGGACCGCTTCCGTCAACAACGAATTCCACATGCCTCGCTAGTCGAGCGGATCGGGGAGTGGACCTGAGTACTGAGTCGTCATGGCGTGGAATAAATCTATCTGGAGTACTATCGCCCCGGTTGTGGATAGTCTTCGCCCTGGGGTTATCAATCTGGGTGAATCTGGAAGGCCAGTCGAAGCGTACGACATCCATTCGGACATGTATACTCGTGTCCGAGCTACCAGAGCTATCTCCCGTTTCATCTGCGTCGCAGGTCATATCGATGAATCCGCTCCCGCTCTGGACATATTTGCCCTTGACAAGTCGCCGAATATGTGATGGGATGCTCAAATCGAGCTCATGTTGGGGTAGAAGGTGGTTATCTGGAGAAACAGGTGATAAAACTCGAGTACGCTTGACCCTATGTGGTGTTTTGGGTTTCTCCACTGGTGAGCTCGCACGGTCCTCATCTCTGTGGCCAAAAGAATAAATCGAAATGAACAAACTGCAACTTTCCTGTGTCAATGTTCACTCACCGTTTACGTCGCGGCATACTAATAATAAAAAAAGCACCAGGCAATAATAACACAACTATAAACAATGCAAGGATCTACTCGAGAGATGTTAACCAAGACAACGAGTATGATAAGGAGACGGACCTGGTATCGTTGGCCATGTGTTGGTCGCAATCAAGACAATTTCAGACCCCGATTGCAAGAGGTTGTTTCAGCAACACGTGATAAGCGCCACTACGACGAAGCGTCACCGGTCGATGAAGCAGGTATCGCCGAACTGTTCTCGAAAACCAGACGACTACTTCACGGTTGTGACTATGCGATTTGTGCAGACTCCCCATTGTATTAATACAGCTATCCAAGATCTGAAACAAGAGAACCAAGACGAAGATTGAAGGTCTGCGCGAGACTTGATGTTGTAAACCGATAATCCTCGGATGTACTGCACTCCTTGAACACCCAGGTGACCAACTAGTTGCCCTAATGAGAGAGTAAAACTCAACGTTGCGCCTTGAATCCTGAAGATGACATACCGGTATCGGAACCTGGCGCTGCTTGCATATCGGACACGCGTATTGACGCTCACGATCCGGTATTGACTGATTCGGATTTACTATAGACATGCAATAGTCAAAAGCGCACTTGCTAGAAGGCACCAGAAGCTTGGTCTAAAAGGGGATATGAATGGAAGTCTCTGTATATGCGCAGCTATGCCACCAATATAAATGACTCGAGTGGACTTGGTTCAAGATATAAAATAGGACCTCCTGCATTTCAAtgatcccccccccccaaccTTCTCACATCACCTACTGTCCTGACACATTATATATTTCTATCTTCACGCGGGTTACTCGTATATCTTATCTTGACGACACCTGCACTCGGCAAGACCAGTACGTCAAATTACATCATTATGTCCATATGCCATATTTGACTTCTGACCCTATATAGCAACTGGTGGAAATCTCCCTAAACCGGAACTGATCCGACTCCCAGTTTAGCCACAAATTCACGCCGCCACCTAGAAGCGCCAGAAAGCTTCATACGCACGACCACGATGGTTGTTGGGCCATACTTTCCTAGCGATGTCCCTATACTCCCTCAGAATAACCCACCTACATATACCCCCAGCGACGCTTCAACCTACTCCCCTACTAGTACCTCCACATTCTCTGTTTTCCCTCATCCTGTCCCTCCACCTAGTAACTACTTGTCATGTCGATTTCATACCAATGGAATGAACATACAATGTATAGATTGTTTAGTGCTGGCTGGATATGTTCTCCCTCCGTTTAATCCATACATCGTACCTGGATCAGGTCCGCCACCTAAGACAATCGGACTCAATAATATGTTCTCGTCACATGAAGAAACGTATATGCACAAGATGAGATTTGCGCTAGAAGAAATGGATAGGAAGTACAGCTTTGTTCGAGACGGTTCTTTCTTGGACCTCGGGTAAGTCAATTCAGCATTTAACTAGCTAATTGAACTGACGTGTTTTCGTCCAGTTGTTGTCCAGGCGGCTTTTCAACGTACATCCTAAGCAAATATCCCAACGCGCAAGGGATGggcatatcccttccaatCGAATACGGTGGACATTCGTTGGCCGTTCCACTTCATTTACGAGATCGGCTCCAGGTCCACTGGGCCGATGTGACCATGTTCGACCATGCTCCTTCGTTAGTTCAAGGGTTTTGGGATACAACCATATTTCAAACAAGTCCCGTTCCCACGCGAGCGTTCGACTTTGTGATCGTAGACGGACACCAACCACCCTCCATGCTCGCTGGTGACCCCCGCGAATCTTGGGGCCGTGACAGACTGTTAATTTCGCAACTTTTGGCTGGATTGAGAGCGATCAAACCAACCGGAACCTTGTTTGCCAAGTTGAGTCTTCAAGTGTCAGTCCCGCTCATGGAGCGTATCGTCGTTGCCCTCAGTCGCCTCACCCCCATTCCGCTTCGCGCCGTCAAACCTACAAGTATATATGCTACGGCGGGAACATTCTATGTCCTTCTTCACGCACCGATCCCATACCTCTGTGATCGACTCATTAGGATTTTAGAAGGTCTATGGTATTTTATGACATTTAGTGGACCAAACCATTTTGGAAGAGGGTTGAAGGAGAGCGATATGGACCTGATTGCCACATACGGAGAAGTATTGGCTGCGAAACCGAGGTTGAACCTCTTGTTTCAACCAATTGAGGAGATTAGGAAGGCTGCAAAGGCCGCTAGGAATTGATGATTTTATTTGTGGGTAAAACAAAGTACCAAGCGGCAAGAATATATTCATATAAGATAATGCTAGATCTTGGATTTGGATTTCTTGAGAGCTTTAAGGCGTTGCTGGAACGGGGTCGTTTGGCAGCGCGCCCAAACGCCGTTTGAACGACGCCAAGAGTCTTGTGAAATCTACTATGCTCGTCGAACAAATGTAATACCACAAATATGTTTCCTGCCTTTAATGTATAGTGAATGCTGAAATAGGATTTCGCGTGCTATTTAAAATACCCAATTCGTTCTGGTCGGCTTGCCCAAAGTTGTAGTCGGATAAGGACCCGATACAGGATCAATTTCATAAACCCGGCCCGCAGAATTTGAACCACGACCAGAGTAAGCAGGTTTATATTTACTCCCACTCCCTCATATATCATGGCGGCCTTCCTCTCTATTTCACCGCCGGTCGATACGAATACCATCGTTCTCGAAGATCCGAGATCCGAAATATCCGTTCTATGCTCAAAGGTTTAGCTATCCCGGCCTAGCTAGCAAACAACTCGACGTGTAATCTCTACTTAAATACAGTAATTGCTATCTGGTCAGAGTCCATCGTTCCTCGCTATGGTGATTCCTACTCGAGACAAGCACTACCTTTTTGGGTACCCTGTCCTCCACTCTGCGTCCCCAGCATTCCATAACTTGATTTTCCAATCAATGAACACGAACAAGACCTACGAATGCTGGTCCACCTCGCGCATTACCCAGGAGATGATGGATGTTATTCGTAGCCCCGATTTTGGGGGCTCGAGGTAAGCCATTCCAAACGCTTCGAGTGAACCAGGCACGAACACAAGTCTAGTGTTACAATGCCCATGAAAGTCACGGTCATGAAATATTTAGATGAGATCACTCCCGAGGCCAAAGCTGTTGGAGCAGTGAACACGATCGTTCCTGTTCTCGATCTTTCAAGCGGCGTTATGAAGGCAGTTGGTACAAACACAGACTACTTAGGCGTTCGTAACTCTCTTTTACGACAACTCGGCCTACAGGTCAACCGTACATTTTCCTCATCCAACACATTCCCTCCTGGGCAGGCCGCGGCGCTATctattggtggaggtggtgcgGCCCATTCTGCAATTTACGCAATGCATTCAATGGGCCTCGCACCTATCTATCTGATGAACCGAGACCAATCCGAAATCGACGCTCTGTTCGAGTGCTTCCCTGGCCTCCCGTTGGTACATTTGAAGACTATTGCACAGGCAGAAAAGGAACTGGCTGGAGCGAATCGACCGCCCATCGTTGCGATTGTTGGGGCTATCCCAGCTTATCTACCAGTCACAGACGCCGAGCGTGGTGTATACAACATGATCACACACGTGTTGACACAACCTTATACACCACCAACAGCTTCAGATGCTTCGAACCTTCCCCTCCCACACCAACGCTTGTTCCTTGATATGGCCTATCGCCCGCGAAATACACCGCTCTTACAAATCGCGGCTGCATTGAACTGGGAACCCATCGGAGGTATTCAAGCTATGATCGaacaaggattggctcaaaGCAGAATGTGGCAGTCCGGAGATGCTTCAGTTGATGTTGCGTGTGGAGACAGAATTGGAGATGATGTTATGACCAAGGCGAGGGATTTTGTTGAACAGATGGCAGATGTAGTCGTGGTAGGGAAGGAGTACGATCGTGCGCAGGATTCTCCGGATGCTCCCTTTCGGGTATGATATCTTCTTTGTATTCAACTTTGGTATCTCTGCATCTCTCACTTTGTATTATGCTCATGAATGCAGACTTTGATTCCGTACAGATTGGTTCGATCGATATGAATTTAGGCGGTTCACGGGTGGCTAAGAAATACTTTATCTTGGGATGATTTCATTCACGACCTACCAGTTACGGTTCATTCACCCAGTGGCGGGTACAGAATCATATGCCCCACTCGTAGCCACCCGAATATTGGGGCCATGTTGATCGGGCGTCTATCCGGGTGACATGCCGATAAACCCACAGCGTTCCACCGCATTCGTTACCTAGCACCACCAGCAGACTCAATTATTGTTCCCCATCTATGGCACACGACACCGGTTCAACGCGGGAACAATGAGGCGGCGTTGAACCTCTGTACCTTTTTGACCAATTCTTCTCTCTGTGCTACATCGTCACGTCAACCTCTTGAGGAGAAGAATAACCGGGGATGGTTAGTCGCCGTCAAGTGGCTAAACTGGTGTCCACATTTATGGCGTTGGGTGTTACCTTTGCGCTCCATCGTCACTCACCATCTGTATTGAAGAGCGACAGATGCAATGGCAGCTACTCTCGACACATTTTCATGGCACTCAGAGACGCTTTCCCGGGCTCTTGTAGCGCGCTCCGACTGCGATACCCTTACGGACCTCATAGTGCTGCGTGATCAGGTGAGTCAGTGCTCTCAACCCTTTATGATTGCCTCTCAACCTGATACACCAGGGAAGTGGGTCAGAAAATATTGATAATTATTTCTCGAAAGAACGGCAAAAGGCCCATGATGCAAACAACGTTGAGAGGTCTTTGCGTTTGCATTTGAGAAGTCCATGGAGAATATGAATCGAAGTGTATGGATTCCGCGCACATACAGCTTCTTGGATCTTGGGTACGATATTATCAAGTTCGCTAGTTTCCTTCGCTCACTCTCGCTACAGATGTGCCCCAGGAGGCTTTGCGCAATACCTTTTACGGAATAATAAGAGAGCTTACGGGATCGGAATTTCCTTACCCGATGAACAAGGCGGCAGTAGGTTCGGTGTTACATATCCCGATTACCTTGCACGGTACGAACTTCATTGGGCCGACCTGACTATGTTCGACCTCGCGCCGAGTATTCCCAAACCGGTCAATTCCCTCCACGACTACCCTCCGCTTCCTTTTAAACTTTGTTCTCGGGACTTGGTTGTATGCGATGCCCAATGGGTGCTCAACCCCGACAACCTCAACCGGCCCTGGAATTGGACCCGACTGATTGTTTCCCAGCTCTTGATTGCTCTACACGCAGTCTCGCCTCACGGAAACATATTCATTCGCCTTTCATGCGTCGAGCGCACCCTTACCGGTCGAATTCTCCTTGCATTGTGCCGAATTTCAGATCTGGTTCGCACGGTCAAGTCTGACCGGTTTCAGTCAATGCGAAGTTATTTTTATGTTCTCGCTCAGCGCGTAAACCGTCAGTCCAGTGAATTCAGGAACTTGGTCGTCGCCCTTGAGCGACTATGGTATATAATGACTTTTGAGGGAGAGAACGGGTACGGACGGGACATTGGCGCCGAGGACGAAGAGTTGATTACGACTGATGAGGAAATACTGAGTGAAGAGGGCCTCTCGACGATCGTTCAGCTTGGTACACCGATATGGGCGATACAGTATGATGCTCTGTGTTATTTTTTGACCAATCGTGGTGTAGTTTAGTCGCGTGATTCATGGGGTTTTTGCTTGTTCCTGGCATACAATGACATCGACAAGTGTGAAAATTAAATGCAAATCGTCACATTCCGTGTCATTCGATCCGTTCGCACTCCGCAGTCCCTTTAGCCAATAGGCAAAACATCGCTTGACTCGAAGTACACGAGGATCAAAAACGTGTTTCTGTGCACATGTATCTACCAAATCGGTCCTATCGAGGCACGTTTGACGGCATTTCCAGCACATTCCAGATATGTTATCACGCCGTAGCCACCTTCTCACGGGCCGTGGCAAGGGTATGGGGTGGCTAGAATCGTAGCCACGGTATGATTTAAGAGCTCGAACCAGTTTTCTCCCCTCGTTCTTTACCCCTCCGCCCTTGCTTTGCTATCATCGCTATCATATATTCGCTATCGCACCTCATACTATGTCTTCCCTCACCCCTAAGCCTGCGCTGGACGCTGTAGCCGAAGCCGAGGCCAAGTGGTTGACTGATGCACTGCTTGGCCGCCGCGACTGCGACACCTTTCGCAAGCTCAAGGATCTCTGTCGCCACGTACGTTCTTCCTTTACTCTTCCGAAGTACTTAGCTCAAGGGATCGCCGTGCAGCTACGCGGGAGTGCTATCCCCCTCGCTTCCGCTCCCCTCCCCCTGCGGGCCAAGAACGCATCACCCAGTGCGCGGACGCTATGTATCGGATCTTTCAATCTATGCATCAGGGCTCGGATCCGTACAGTTTTGCGCGCCGCGCGCGCTGTTTCTTGGAAGTCGGGTCTGTACAATAGCACGTTCTATGCAATCGAGTCACATCTAATTTGTTGATTGAAATTTTCGTTGTTATATGCAGTTCCAACCCCGGCGGGTTTACGAGGTTCCTCCTCGAGCAACCTCATACGCACGGAGTAGGCGTCACCCTCCCCGTCGACGAGGGCGGGATCGGCCGGGCCATCCCGCCCAACGATCGTTTCGAGCTCCACGAGCTCAACTTACTCGACCTGGTGTCACATTACATATCGTCCGGCACGCTGCCTTTCACTCGCACGACGTTCGATTCCATTATACTTGACGTAGACCACTCGTCACCTCGACTCCTAGTCGCACAATTACTGCTTGCCTTATCCACCATCCATGATGGTGGTCAGATCCTTCTGACACTTTCCTGTATCGAGCGGCCCCAAGCCGCCCGCATCCTGATCGCCTTCTCGAAAGTAGCTGATTATATCAGCCTTTCGTCACCACCCCAGGCCCAGACCTGGGGTGTGTTTTATTTGCATGCACAAACCGTTAGGGTAAATACCCCGGCTTACCGTAAACTTATAGACAACCTGAAAAGGTTGTGGTACCGAATACACAGCACACACACAAGAGATCCCACATGGGATGAAGAAGATTTAATTACCCCCTGGGAGGAAGTGATGAAAAAGTCCAATATGGACTTGATAGCTAAATTAGGAAACCCCGTATGGGAGACTCAACTTAAAGCCCTATatagggttttgaggttgattCTAACCAGTCTGATTATCAAATATAAATATGTTTTATGCATTGTAATTATCGACTTTTACATATGTTTTACATGTATATGCTTTATGTCTTAGGTTGTATGCCCCATGTTGTATGTAGTATGGAGAGAGAGGAGGCGGTGGGGATGTTTTAGGGCACCAAACAACTTAAGTAAGGCTGCTGTACGTAGCACAAGGTTGGGCCTTAAGCCCGGCTTTCATTGTTCAAATATCATATATACAAATTGCCATCGCATATCGAGCGGCGAATATTCGAAGCAAGATAAAACAAGACTGAGTGTTCCGACTTCGACGCGATCGTGGTACTTTGAGATAAACTATAATACGACCCTCATCGAGTAGGGAGAAAACAGCGCGAATGTAATGCCGTCCAGATGCTTCAGTGTATTGCGAACAATACCACTCACCAATATAGCTCGTCGCATAGAGATACAGCCAATCGATAAAGTGTTATCCCAGTCGTTCTCCCTCCTCTCCCTTGGCCTCGTCGCCCAACCCTCGCGTGTCGGTACAGCACCGTACTATTCTGTTGGATACCAATTAAGACCAATTTAACTGACGAACTCATATAACGTACGGCATGGTTGGATAAGCCTCATGCAGCGCTATCGCACGACGGTGATTGGTAGGCCAAGCATCCCACAGTCCACTCGGCACGATTGGAGGTCTCATCATTGCGATGGACAGGGGTAATGATGGAGAAGCCAAGGTACCGAGGACCAAGATTGCCGTATAGACACGTAATAATTCGAGTCAGGTTTAAGTGTGAAAAGGGCTCGAGGGTGTTATCCACACGCGGGGATAGACATAGGGGAGATGTACGGCCGAGATAATGATCGAGGATCGTCGTAAAAGATACGGTTGGGTCGCCAAGTCGATGCTGGGCAACGAGACGAGACATACTTGTGCAGATAATGCCATGCACCATACCTTGAGTAGAAGTGTTGGAGCCACGCGAGCAGAAGAAGATCAAGTTGGAAAGATGAAAAGTGGCATGTGTCGTCTCGTGAAACTAAAGTCCGTCAGGTATCGGTGAAGCGGGAAATTCGCTGCCTAAAATAACCAACGAGCGGATATTAGTGAGATATCTCGGTTATTTCGACCGAAATAGTAACCTCTGCCATACCGTGCTTGATGTCATGAGGAGTGTACGCACGCTAGAGCCTGGTGGATGGTCGTTACAGGCTGGGGAACTGATTAGAGGAAGCACAATCATGTGATATTCAGGGTGCATCAGCCCTGAATTTACGTGGCTATACGAAGAGTCTTATCTCTTGCAAATTCAGTTCTCTTCGCTGACGCGGGGTAGTCGGTTTGTATGCGCGACTTTTCCGTGCCTTGGCAGCGATGAATAAAAGACAGAGGAGCGCAGTTACGGGCGTCTAGCATTATACCTTTCTTCTACCTTCCCTTCTCACCCTCGCAGTGAGCCCGGGGCGCTCGGAGCCAGCTTGACCGCTCATATCAACATAACCGTTATCAAGAGCCAAGCCGAACTGTCACTTCAAGGCACTATCTTTTAGGCCTGATAAATAAGGCTCTCACCCCGGTTTCACAAGCACATCTCGCCATGCCGAACATCACCTATAGTGTTTGTAAGTTGGTTCTCTACCTACTTAGCTCGTCTGACCGGCGACTTTAGCCAATGATATCGAGTATTATGATGCTGCGAGCGGAGAAACTGTTGTTTACAACCTGGGTGACATTGCCTGGGTGCTTGCATGCACGGCCCTCGTCTGGATCATGATTCCGGGCGTCGGATTCTTCTATTCTGGTCTATTGCGTCGTAAAAACGCGCTGAGCATGATTTATTTCAGTATGCTATCACTCGCAGTCGTTCCTTCCAATGGTTTTTCTGGGGATATTCGCTCGCATTTTCCGATGGCGCGAGTGCATTCATTGGCGACTTGAAGTACTTTGCACTCAAGGGCGTTCTTGACCAACCTTCCATGGGCTCTACACGTATCCCAGCCCTCGTATTCTGCGTCTACCAGCTCATGTTCGCGGCCATTACACCCATGCTCGCACTGGGTGGCTTTGCTGAACGCTGCCGTCTCGGTCCCGTCGCACTGTTCGTTTTCGTCTGGACCACGTCGTATACGATCCCATTGCATGCTGGACTTGGAACGGAGCCGGTTGGAGTTTTGTGATGGGTGGCCTTGACTTTGCAGGAGGAACTCCGGTTCACATTTCGTCAGGTACCGCTGCCCTCGCCATTTCCATCTATCTTGGCAAGCGTTCTGGATACGGGACCGAGCGCCTCGCCTACAAGCCCCATAATACCACCTACGTCGTCCTCGGCACTGTATTCCTCTGGTTCGGTTGGTTCGGATTCAATGGAGGCTCTGCCCTCTCTGCCAACCTGCGCGCTGCTCAAGCTTGTATTGTCACCAACCTTGCTGCCAGCGTCGGAGGCCTCACTTGGATGTTGTGGGATTACAGGTTGGAGAAGAAGTGGTCCGTCGTGGGCTTCTGCTCCGGCGCCATCTCCGGCCTTGTCGCCATTACGCCCGCGTCCGGCTACGTTGGTGCCCCTGCCGCTGTTGCATTTGGCGTTGTAGCTGGCACCGCATGCAACTTCGCGACCCAACTCAAGTTCTTGCTCCACTACGACGAATGTCTCGATGTAAGTCCAGCATCAAGCATATAGAATTCA
Encoded proteins:
- a CDS encoding WD40 domain-containing protein, with amino-acid sequence MANDTSMPRRKRDEDRASSPVEKPKTPHRVKRTRVLSPVSPDNHLLPQHELDLSIPSHIRRLVKGKYVQSGSGFIDMTCDADETGDSSGSSDTSIHVRMDVVRFDWPSRFTQIDNPRAKTIHNRGDSTPDRFIPRHDDSVLRSTPRSARLARHVEFVVDGSGPAFEQRMKKATAKLRLSKQAENIGEESFARRVMQAGERDSQNPFLQSDSDSRLSIASTLRQLPHERALLLRSASSLIAPPKTRGPSPSSQFHMQRAPIHVYDAPEILEVMTIIRRRLHGQLMTHSRVHWDRLFFSKVSGNRLLNIEQLRSAPGLKSAVEWCDNALAVGQTDGSLSLYDTATKRQTSALLPSSPNSSQICALSWTGNLLAAGLDGAALLWDIRQPSRSTGRQPITKLTTHGPHKVCGIKWRPDGEMLATSGDDNAVCVWDMRTLKKPLIKSTAGRVAWKKKGHCSAVKALAWCPWSPTVLASGGGKSDGTVNFWSAQTGTLKHTLSLGSQITSIFFSPVCREIVTTHGFRAPSQEVETANSIITHTYPSLNRLTHVPNLHGMRISHASLSPDGSRLMTGGTFEALVMWSVWGAAGKREETSVGNFVGLIR
- a CDS encoding FtsJ-like methyltransferase, with amino-acid sequence MVVGPYFPSDVPILPQNNPPTYTPSDASTYSPTSTSTFSVFPHPVPPPNCLVLAGYVLPPFNPYIVPGSGPPPKTIGLNNMFSSHEETYMHKMRFALEEMDRKYSFVRDGSFLDLGCCPGGFSTYILSKYPNAQGMGISLPIEYGGHSLAVPLHLRDRLQVHWADVTMFDHAPSLVQGFWDTTIFQTSPVPTRAFDFVIVDGHQPPSMLAGDPRESWGRDRLLISQLLAGLRAIKPTGTLFAKLSLQVSVPLMERIVVALSRLTPIPLRAVKPTSIYATAGTFYVLLHAPIPYLCDRLIRILEGLWYFMTFSGPNHFGRGLKESDMDLIATYGEVLAAKPRLNLLFQPIEEIRKAAKAARN
- a CDS encoding pentafunctional AROM polypeptide, with translation MVIPTRDKHYLFGYPVLHSASPAFHNLIFQSMNTNKTYECWSTSRITQEMMDVIRSPDFGGSSVTMPMKVTVMKYLDEITPEAKAVGAVNTIVPVLDLSSGVMKAVGTNTDYLGVRNSLLRQLGLQVNRTFSSSNTFPPGQAAALSIGGGGAAHSAIYAMHSMGLAPIYLMNRDQSEIDALFECFPGLPLVHLKTIAQAEKELAGANRPPIVAIVGAIPAYLPVTDAERGVYNMITHVLTQPYTPPTASDASNLPLPHQRLFLDMAYRPRNTPLLQIAAALNWEPIGGIQAMIEQGLAQSRMWQSGDASVDVACGDRIGDDVMTKARDFVEQMADVVVVGKEYDRAQDSPDAPFRV
- a CDS encoding FtsJ-like methyltransferase yields the protein MAATLDTFSWHSETLSRALVARSDCDTLTDLIVLRDQGSGSENIDNYFSKERQKAHDANNVESFLDLGCAPGGFAQYLLRNNKRAYGIGISLPDEQGGSRFGVTYPDYLARYELHWADLTMFDLAPSIPKPVNSLHDYPPLPFKLCSRDLVVCDAQWVLNPDNLNRPWNWTRLIVSQLLIALHAVSPHGNIFIRLSCVERTLTGRILLALCRISDLVRTVKSDRFQSMRSYFYVLAQRVNRQSSEFRNLVVALERLWYIMTFEGENGYGRDIGAEDEELITTDEEILSEEGLSTIVQLGTPIWAIQYDALCYFLTNRGVV
- a CDS encoding FtsJ-like methyltransferase, giving the protein MSSLTPKPALDAVAEAEAKWLTDALLGRRDCDTFRKLKDLCRHLRGSAIPLASAPLPLRAKNASPSARTLCIGSFNLCIRARIRTVLRAARAVSWKSGLSNPGGFTRFLLEQPHTHGVGVTLPVDEGGIGRAIPPNDRFELHELNLLDLVSHYISSGTLPFTRTTFDSIILDVDHSSPRLLVAQLLLALSTIHDGGQILLTLSCIERPQAARILIAFSKVADYISLSSPPQAQTWGVFYLHAQTVRTT
- a CDS encoding ammonium transporter, whose product is MPNITYSVSNDIEYYDAASGETVVYNLGDIAWYAITRSRSFQWFFWGYSLAFSDGASAFIGDLKYFALKGVLDQPSMGSTRIPALVFCVYQLMFAAITPMLALGGFAERCRLGPVALRLEFCTAALAISIYLGKRSGYGTERLAYKPHNTTYVVLGTVFLWFGWFGFNGGSALSANLRAAQACIVTNLAASVGGLTWMLWDYRLEKKWSVVGFCSGAISGLVAITPASGYVGAPAAVAFGVVAGTACNFATQLKFLLHYDECLDVFASHGIGGMVGNIMTALFAQSSVAAFDGFSEIPGGWFDHHYIQLGYQIADSLAGFGYSFVMTTLICWIFHFIPFLCLRTTEAAEALGMDDAEMGEFAYDYVGLDAEHGFPSERGALPPISGAAANHELGSGVGGREGPHQRISADKGRGSVGSSNEKIRG